A genome region from Urocitellus parryii isolate mUroPar1 chromosome X, mUroPar1.hap1, whole genome shotgun sequence includes the following:
- the LOC113200469 gene encoding olfactory receptor 1468-like, with amino-acid sequence MHQGNQTTISEFFLLGLTVGSEQQQIIFMLFLSMYLVTMVGNLLIILAIISDTHLHSPMYFFIANLSFIDICFTTTTVPKMLADIQSQSPTISFAGCLTQMYFFMLLVDLDNFLLAAMAYDRYVAICHPLHYAALLNPKHCALLVVTPWVISNLVSVLHLSLLIHLTFCDQRAIPHFFCDLEPILRLACSDTQINNLFILGIGGTVIFTPFIFILVSYTLIGSTVLRVPSTKGKWKTFSTCGSHLSAVSLFYGSIVGVYFLPSSAYSAERDKVAAIMYTIITPMMNPFIYSLRNKDMKRALRRMLSRKSFCWNW; translated from the coding sequence ATGCACCAAGGAAACCAAACTACTATCTCCGAATTCTTCCTCCTGGGACTTACAGTGGGGTCTGAACAGCAGCAGATCATCTTCATGCTGTTTCTATCCATGTATCTAGTCACCATGGTAGGAAACTTACTTATCATCCTAGCTATTATCAGTGACACTCACCTCCACAGTCCCATGTACTTCTTCATTGCAAATCTATCCTTCATTGACATCTGCTTCACAACCACTACAGTCCCCAAAATGTTGGCAGACATTCAAAGCCAAAGTCCAACCATCTCCTTTGCAGGATGCCTTAcgcaaatgtatttttttatgctCCTGGTGGACCTGGACAATTTCCTCTTGGCAGCCATGGCATATGACCGGTATGTTGCCATCTGTCACCCATTACACTATGCAGCATTATTGAATCCCAAGCACTGTGCCCTGTTGGTTGTGACTCCATGGGTTATTTCCAACCTGGTTTCAGTACTGCATCTCAGTCTGCTGATTCATTTGACTTTCTGTGATCAGAGAGCAATTCCACACTTCTTCTGTGACCTGGAACCCATTTTAAGGCTTGCTTGCTCAGACACCCAGATCAACAACTTGTTTATCCTAGGCATTGGTGGAACAGTTATCTTCACCccctttattttcattcttgtcTCCTACACCCTTATTGGCAGCACTGTGCTCAGGGTTCCATCAACTAAGGGAAAGTGGAAAACATTCTCTACATGTGGATCCCATCTCTCAGCTGTGTCCCTCTTCTATGGATCCATTGTCGGGGTCTATTTTCTCCCCTCTTCTGCCTACTCAGCAGAAAGGGATAAGGTAGCTGCTATCATGTATACAATTATAACCCCCATGATGAATCCTTTCATCTATAGTCTAAGgaacaaagacatgaaaagagCATTGAGGAGAATGTTGAGCCGAAAAAGCTTTTGCTGGAATTGGTGA
- the LOC113200459 gene encoding olfactory receptor 5AR1-like has translation MENSSIVTKFILLGMTDNPQLAVLLFGVFFVVYIITVLGNLGLVVLIIISSRLHTPMYFFLSNLSFLDVCLSSTTTPKTLTNLLTQLHEVSFLGCMTQMGIFIIFASAECNILASMAYDRYTAICHPLFYHLTMSRGRCLFLVAGCYLGGLVNMVAVTTSVTQLSFCQPHILPHFFCDIPPLLALACSDPWVTQMLVVICGGFTLVTSIVVILVSYMSILMTILGIPSASGKQKAFSTCASHFTAVGLYYGTTMYTYLQPSQYASLSGNQLVSIFYTMVIPMLNPLIYSLRNQEVKIALQKILRHSL, from the coding sequence ATGGAGAATTCATCTATAGTGACTAAATTCATCCTTCTTGGAATGACAGACAACCCACAGCTTGCAGTTCTGTTATTTggagttttctttgttgtttataTCATCACTGTGTTGGGGAACCTAGGCCTGGTAGTCTTGATAATAATCAGCTCCCGCCTCCACActcccatgtatttttttctctctaatctGTCCTTCCTTGATGTTTGTTTGTCATCCACCACAACCCCAAAGACTTTAACAAATTTATTAACTCAGCTGCATGAGGTTTCTTTCCTTGGATGTATGACTCAGATgggcatttttataatttttgcctCTGCTGAATGTAATATTTTGGCttccatggcctatgaccgctatacTGCCATCTGTCACCCACTATTCTACCACCTTACCATGTCAAGAGGTCGTTGTCTCTTCTTGGTAGCAGGATGCTACCTTGGCGGCTTAGTTAACATGGTTGCTGTAACAACTTCCGTCACACAACTATCATTTTGTCAACCACATATCCTCCCACACTTCTTTTGTGACATCCCTCCACTGTTGGCTCTGGCTTGCTCAGATCCCTGGGTTACTCAGATGTTGGTTGTTATCTGTGGAGGATTCACACTGGTCACCTCCATTGTGGTGATCCTTGTCTCCTACATGTCTATACTCATGACTATCCTGGGAATTCCTTCAgcttctggaaaacagaaagccTTCTCCACTTGTGCTTCCCACTTCACTGCTGTTGGTCTCTACTATGGAACAACTATGTATACTTACTTGCAGCCCTCTCAATATGCATCCCTGTCAGGAAATCAGCTGGTCTCTATATTTTATACAATGGTGATCCCCATGTTAAATCCTCTCATCTACAGTTTGAGAAATCAGGAAGTGAAAATTGCCCTACAGAAAATACTGAGGCACAGTCTCTAA